The genomic interval NNNNNNNNNNNNNNNNNNNNNNNNNNNNNNNNNNNNNNNNNNNNNNNNNNNNNNNNNNNNNNNNNNNNNNNNNNNNNNNNNNNNNNNNNNNNNNNNNNNNNNNNNNNNNNNNNNNNNNNNNNNNNNNNNNNNNNNNNNNNNNNNNNNNNNNNNNNNNNNNNNNNNNNNNNNNNNNNNNNNNNNNNNNNNNNNNNNNNNNNNNNNNNNNNNNNNNNNNNNNNNNNNNNNNNNNNNNNNNNNNNNNNNNNNNNNNNNNNNNNNNNNNNNNNNNNNNNNNNNNNNNNNNNNNNNNNNNNNNNNNNNNNNNNNNNNNNNNNNNNNNNNNNNNNNNNNNNNNNNNNNNNNNNNNNNNNNNNNNNNNNNNNNNNNNNNNNNNNNNNNNNNNNNNNNNNNNNNNNNNNNNNNNNNNNNNNNNNNNNNNNNNNNNNNNNNNNNNNNNNNNNNNNNNNNNNNNNNNNNNNNNNNNNNNNNNNNNNNNNNNNNNNNNNNNNNNNNNNNNNNNNNNNNNNNNNNNNNNNNNNNNNNNNNNNNNNNNNNNNNNNNNNNNNNNNNNNNNNNNNNNNNNNNNNNNNNNNNNNNNNNNNNNNNNNNNNNNNNNNNNNNNNNNNNNNNNNNNNNNNNNNNNNNNNNNNNNNNNNNNNNNNNNNNNNNNNNNNNNNNNNNNNNNNNNNNNNNNNNNNNNNNNNNNNNNNNNNNNNNNNNNNNNNNNNNNNNNNNNNNNNNNNNNNNNNNNNNNNNNNNNNNNNNNNNNNNNNNNNNNNNNNNNNNNNNNNNNNNNNNNNNNNNNNNNNNNNNNNNNNNNNNNNNNNNNNNNNNNNNNNNNNNNNNNNNNNNNNNNNNNNNNNNNNNNNNNNNNNNNNNNNNNNNNNNNNNNNNNNNNNNNNNNNNNNNNNNNNNNNNNNNNNNNNNNNNNNNNNNNNNNNNNNNNNNNNNNNNNNNNNNNNNNNNNNNNNNNNNNNNNNNNNNNNNNNNNNNNNNNNNNNNNNNNNNNNNNNNNNNNNNNNNNNNNNNNNNNNNNNNNNNNNNNNNNNNNNNNNNNNNNNNNNNNNNNNNNNNNNNNNNNNNNNNNNNNNNNNNNNNNNNNNNNNNNNNNNNNNNNNNNNNNNNNNNNNNNNNNNNNNNNNNNNNNNNNNNNNNNNNNNNNNNNNNNNNNNNNNNNNNNNNNNNNNNNNNNNNNNNNNNNNNNNNNNNNNNNNNNNNNNNNNNNNNNNNNNNNNNNNNNNNNNNNNNNNNNNNNNNNNNNNNNNNNNNNNNNNNNNNNNNNNNNNNNNNNNNNNNNNNNNNNNNNNNNNNNNNNNNNNNNNNNNNNNNNNNNNNNNNNNNNNNNNNNNNNNNNNNNNNNNNNNNNNNNNNNNNNNNNNNNNNNNNNNNNNNNNNNNNNNNNNNNNNNNNNNNNNNNNNNNNNNNNNNNNNNNNNNNNNNNNNNNNNNNNNNNNNNNNNNNNNNNNNNNNNNNNNNNNNNNNNNNNNNNNNNNNNNNNNNNNNNNNNNNNNNNNNNNNNNNNNNNNNNNNNNNNNNNNNNNNNNNNNNNNNNNNNNNNNNNNNNNNNNNNNNNNNNNNNNNNNNNNNNNNNNNNNNNNNNNNNNNNNNNNNNNNNNNNNNNNNNNNNNNNNNNNNNNNNNNNNNNNNNNNNNNNNNNNNNNNNNNNNNNNNNNNNNNNNNNNNNNNNNNNNNNNNNNNNNNNNNNNNNNNNNNNNNNNNNNNNNNNNNNNNNNNNNNNNNNNNNNNNNNNNNNNNNNNNNNNNNNNNNNNNNNNNNNNNNNNNNNNNNNNNNNNNNNNNNNNNNNNNNNNNNNNNNNNNNNNNNNNNNNNNNNNNNNNNNNNNNNNNNNNNNNNNNNNNNNNNNNNNNNNNNNNNNNNNNNNNNNNNNNNNNNNNNNNNNNNNNNNNNNNNNNNNNNNNNNNNNNNNNNNNNNNNNNNNNNNNNNNNNNNNNNNNNNNNNNNNNNNNNNNNNNNNNNNNNNNNNNNNNNNNNNNNNNNNNNNNNNNNNNNNNNNNNNNNNNNNNNNNNNNNNNNNNNNNNNNNNNNNNNNNNNNNNNNNNNNNNNNNNNNNNNNNNNNNNNNNNNNNNNNNNNNNNNNNNNNNNNNNNNNNNNNNNNNNNNNNNNNNNNNNNNNNNNNNNNNNNNNNNNNNNNNNNNNNNNNNNNNNNNNNNNNNNNNNNNNNNNNNNNNNNNNNNNNNNNNNNNNNNNNNNNNNNNNNNNNNNNNNNNNNNNNNNNNNNNNNNNNNNNNNNNNNNNNNNNNNNNNNNNNNNNNNNNNNNNNNNNNNNNNNNNNNNNNNNNNNNNNNNNNNNNNNNNNNNNNNNNNNNNNNNNNNNNNNNNNNNNNNNNNNNNNNNNNNNNNNNNNNNNNNNNNNNNNNNNNNNNNNNNNNNNNNNNNNNNNNNNNNNNNNNNNNNNNNNNNNNNNNNNNNNNNNNNNNNNNNNNNNNNNNNNNNNNNNNNNNNNNNNNNNNNNNNNNNNNNNNNNNNNNNNNNNNNNNNNNNNNNNNNNNNNNNNNNNNNNNNNNNNNNNNNNNNNNNNNNNNNNNNNNNNNNNNNNNNNNNNNNNNNNNNNNNNNNNNNNNNNNNNNNNNNNNNNNNNNNNNNNNNNNNNNNNNNNNNNNNNNNNNNNNNNNNNNNNNNNNNNNNNNNNNNNNNNNNNNNNNNNNNNNNNNNNNNNNNNNNNNNNNNNNNNNNNNNNNNNNNNNNNNNNNNNNNNNNNNNNNNNNNNNNNNNNNNNNNNNNNNNNNNNNNNNNNNNNNNNNNNNNNNNNNNNNNNNNNNNNNNNNNNNNNNNNNNNNNNNNNNNNNNNNNNNNNNNNNNNNNNNNNNNNNNNNNNNNNNNNNNNNNNNNNNNNNNNNNNNNNNNNNNNNNNNNNNNNNNNNNNNNNNNNNNNNNNNNNNNNNNNNNNNNNNNNNNNNNNNNNNNNNNNNNNNNNNNNNNNNNNNNNNNNNNNNNNNNNNNNNNNNNNNNNNNNNNNNNNNNNNNNNNNNNNNNNNNNNNNNNNNNNNNNNNNNNNNNNNNNNNNNNNNNNNNNNNNNNNNNNNNNNNNNNNNNNNNNNNNNNNNNNNNNNNNNNNNNNNNNNNNNNNNNNNNNNNNNNNNNNNNNNNNNNNNNNNNNNNNNNNNNNNNNNNNNNNNNNNNNNNNNNNNNNNNNNNNNNNNNNNNNNNNNNNNNNNNNNNNNNNNNNNNNNNNNNNNNNNNNNNNNNNNNNNNNNNNNNNNNNNNNNNNNNNNNNNNNNNNNNNNNNaaaaaaaaaaactcagtactGGCTAACATTTAATGAACACTAGAGATTTTTGGGTATTAAAAATTACCCTCAgattaataaaatagaaactaGATATCATTTAAAGCACAAATGAACCTGCTGTATGGCTGcattcacagtaaaaaaaaaaaattttcaaccTTCCCTAGCTCTAATCAACAGTTTTAGTTCTCCAAGTAGTGGCTGTTAATTGGAGTAATGTACAGGTAATAGGGTTGTATGAATAATGGAAACAGACTACTAATATCTGAGCAGCCATCCATGACACTGCCAGCACAAGGTATTTAACCCTTCAGTGTATACACACCAGGATTTATATGGTTTTAAAAAGCTTCATATTTGGGACAAAATACATTTACCCATGCCACAAAAATTCCTAGAAGGCCTATACTTACATCTTTTTCCATGTAGTAGCCAACATCTGTAATGTCCACTTCATTAGGAAGTTTTGATGAATTCTGTTTTAGATCTATGTAGATTAGGTTTTCTTCAAACTGTGGAGAAAGCATCATTCACATTAGCCTTTTTAATTACAACTTCACCTAACAAAATATCTATTTGAAGAGTAACATGAATACACACAGACTGTTGCATTATATGCAACATTTAGAAAATGAAGCACCGACATGTGACCATTAAAAAGCAAGCTGGAAGCAGCATTATTTACTACAGCAGAGGATGCTAGAATAATCTTCACAACAAAGCACTACATAACCTGAAAACAGCAGACCTCGTAAGCAAAGCTTAGTTAGGTTTCTGATTAGGACATAGCACTGTTATGCTAGGTTATTGCAATGCAAAGAATAATGCATGCAGCACAACATATGGCAATGCATATAGTGTAGTACAATGTTGCTATGCACAAACATTGAGGAGTATTGATGTAGCACCGCAGTTTGGAAGTGTGCAGCAAGGATGTTAGGGAGCACAATTATAGTAAGCAAACCAAGAAACCAGTTTGCAAAATGCAAGGGCACCATATCACAAACTGATGTAGCATGCTTTACTGCATAGCAATAGATGAAAAAGTGgtctttgaagataaaaaaaaatcaaaatcaatgtTGGAGCGAGCAAAAGTGCATGTTTTCAGACACATGGCTGTAGTAAAATTAGCCTAGtttgcaagttatttttttttttttactggtgggGTCATTAACTATTTGTGCCCTACATACCAATTGAAAACCCTATAAGAAGGATACAAGACAATTAACCAAGAAGAGAAAGCAGCTTACCTCAATGTTGGAAATGTACTTTGCAGGCAGATTATACCTATTGGTAAGCAAGGTTCTCAGAGCCCTGTTGGAGTGAAAAAGCAGAATGATAAgtcttcagtcacttctgtggaAAGCACATTAAGTATATTGAAGACTGTATTACTTACACATCAATGTCCTTATTATCCACATTATCAGTGTTGTCACGTTTAAGCTCAATGACCACCCAGctgtaaaggaaaaattaaaaggtTACAAAAAAGCCACACCACCCATGGAAACCCCAGAACATTTAGTATGAAATACAAGGAGGTAAAAACCTCCCCTTGCACTTACACCAATGGTTGTCCAATAAACCCATCCCCACAGTATTAGTTAAGCATACAATATCACACTGTAGTCAGAACTTAATTCACAATACTAGGACACAAACTGGGGTGACCTGGTACTCTGAAAACAGACTAAAATTATACAGCCAGGATTGGGAATGCCAAAGTTTTGCCCTACAGTCCCAATGATGCACTTGAATGGTCATTCAAAGCATTTTAATCCAAGATGGACACCAAAGCATTTCAAATAATGAggccaatatttaaaaaagaaagaaaaggagaaaaaccCTCCTATAATACAAATGTGACCCTTTTAATAACTCACCTAAAATGTATGTAGCTCATTGAGCTATACTTTTTCTTATATAGGAAGCAAGGACGTGTACTATATAACAACCCCAAGGCTGGCACATTTCCATACAAGATGGCAATAACTTTCAAACTTTTAGCCCGGACATGTTGCCAGGATGGAAGTTTAAAGTTCCCATCTTAAATGTAAAACCTATACCCATCTCAAAATGTGGCTCTCAGACAATACTTACTATGTTCTAACCAGCTCTGAACACTTCCAGTTTTTGTCTCCCTTGTCGGTTCTTCTAACTCCAGCTGAGTTCACACACCAGCAAGTGTCTGTGTTGTTGCACTGTCTTGCTTTAAATGTTCCATTATCTTCACAGTCAGGATTATAAAGCCCATCATTATCAATTAAAGCATTTTGAGGCCTCGGTCTTCTTCCATCCTTGGTTCCAATGCTCTCCCTCTTCATCAACCAGCATTTGGGTACCACTAGAAAACACAGAGAATGTCAGAATGGATAGACAGCATGTCTAAAGAAAGTGGCGTGGAGTGCAGTtttgaatcagacattcactgtTAAGATTGTCTTCTAAAACTATATTGTTGTATGCCCACTTCACACAACTTGAAAGTcttaacaaaacatacaaatgttaCCAGGTCAGTTAGGCTGGGGCCAATCAgcctttatgtattttatttgacatttcatATTCCATATACTTACATGCATTGCAGTTCACTGGTTTCTGTTCTGGACCAATAGTAAGGGTACATTTGCAATCCTGTGTATTTCCACCTGCTGCATCACACCTTGCAAATGAGAGTGTCCTACATTTGCAATCTAGGAGGAAAAGACAAAGGCAGAGATTAATAACCAGAATCACACAGGAATATGACTAGACGTTATAGACACTATACAAAGTAAACGACAAATGTGTATTAGATCTTGAAGccgaacagaaaaaaaaaaagctatggcaTATTTTTGGGCAATGCCAGttcatttttttaggttaagCTTCATCCAAAATTTTTAACTGCTTCCTAAACGTCCAATAAACATGGTGTGGCTCACATGCATCAAATCCTCTTTGCAGTGTTTCCTCAAAGAGGCACATCCAATTACCCCAAAGATCCCCAAAATTGAAGAAGCTACATTCCAATGTGATGAACCTCAGAAAGCTGCTGTATGATCAGCAGAATTCAAACATTTATGCTATGGAGTTTCTCATCCTTAGTGTTCTCTCAAATTGTGCCATTCCCGTTACCTTGGCAAGAATAGATCCTgccaatgtgaattttttttagtaagagGTTTTAACCATTCCTAAAATAAAGGatgtttgtatttcttctttCTCATCAAGAATACAGGAAACATGACT from Pyxicephalus adspersus chromosome 4, UCB_Pads_2.0, whole genome shotgun sequence carries:
- the EPCAM gene encoding epithelial cell adhesion molecule (The sequence of the model RefSeq protein was modified relative to this genomic sequence to represent the inferred CDS: added 285 bases not found in genome assembly); its protein translation is MKNPIILSLAAALLCFITIVQSQNCKCRTLSFARCDAAGGNTQDCKCTLTIGPEQKPVNCNALVPKCWLMKRESIGTKDGRRPRPQNALIDNDGLYNPDCEDNGTFKARQCNNTDTCWCVNSAGVRRTDKGDKNWKCSELVRTYWVVIELKRDNTDNVDNKDIDVALRTLLTNRYNLPAKYISNIEFEENLIYIDLKQNSSKLPNEVDITDVGYYMEKDVKGDPLMHPDEKFEILVNGKNFAVKEPLILYIDEKPHEISMKHLTPGVIAVIVVVVLAIISGIVVLVLTRRKRGRYEKAEMKEMNEMQRELNSS